A stretch of the Candidatus Omnitrophota bacterium genome encodes the following:
- a CDS encoding RNA-binding protein — MSFKLYVGNLAYSTTDADLNELFASFGTVESAQVLKDKYTGDSKGFGFVELASADEGNQAIQALDGKDFQGRQLKVNEARPRTEKTGQRSYGSRNSY, encoded by the coding sequence ATGTCATTTAAACTCTATGTAGGAAATCTGGCCTACTCAACCACAGATGCCGATCTTAACGAGCTGTTTGCCTCATTTGGAACGGTGGAGAGCGCACAAGTGCTCAAGGACAAATACACAGGCGATTCCAAGGGCTTCGGTTTTGTCGAATTAGCCTCGGCTGATGAGGGGAATCAGGCAATTCAGGCTCTGGACGGCAAGGACTTCCAGGGACGTCAACTGAAGGTCAACGAAGCTCGGCCGCGTACTGAAAAAACGGGACAGCGCAGCTACGGTTCCAGAAATAGCTACTAA
- a CDS encoding DEAD/DEAH box helicase: MRTENTSNFDEFGLSASVSIALRDSGYKTPTPIQSATIPLLLEGKDVVAQAQTGTGKTAAFALPLLTRIDFNGKLPQVLVLAPTRELAIQVSEAFRRYSKHMHGLSVTSIYGGQPYGVQLRELKRGVNIVVGTPGRVMDHMRRGTLKLDALECLVLDEADEMLRMGFIEDVEWILSEIPTEHQTALFSATIPPAIRDIAEKHLKKPEQIQIKQKTSTAETVNQRYWLVRGMQKVDALCRMLEAEDNDGVIVFVRTKSATVELAEMLESRGYACAALNGDIPQAKRERTIKRIKAKDINILVATDVAARGLDIERISHVINYDIPHDAEAYVHRIGRTGRAGRTGEAILFVTPAQRRSLGFIERATKQKITQMELPAADAINSKRVAQFSARITKALESADIESFYEIIRKYQKEHKVDAGRIAAALAKMIQGDQPLLLPKERIPQVQFDRRDAVRKKEKTARPVLERPKAKLRHESVPPDVGMERFRVEVGLEHGVKPSRIAAAIAKAAGIGREYIEGVDSYDRYSTVDLPKGMPVAVFHDLQRVIVSGFPLKISRMEPVQTRPQRPDRNPPAKRKKKKSYA; this comes from the coding sequence ATGAGAACAGAAAATACATCCAATTTTGATGAATTCGGACTCAGCGCATCCGTGTCCATAGCGCTGAGAGATTCCGGTTATAAAACGCCCACGCCTATCCAGTCTGCAACCATACCGCTTTTGTTGGAGGGTAAGGATGTGGTGGCGCAGGCTCAGACCGGGACGGGAAAAACCGCCGCCTTTGCCTTGCCTTTACTCACGAGAATTGATTTCAATGGTAAGCTGCCGCAAGTCCTTGTCCTGGCCCCCACTCGAGAGCTAGCCATTCAAGTCTCAGAAGCCTTCAGGCGCTATTCCAAGCATATGCACGGTCTCAGTGTGACTTCAATCTACGGCGGCCAGCCTTATGGGGTTCAACTTCGGGAACTCAAGCGAGGCGTCAATATAGTGGTAGGAACTCCGGGTCGCGTGATGGATCACATGCGCAGAGGCACCCTGAAACTGGATGCGCTGGAGTGTCTGGTTTTGGATGAGGCCGATGAGATGTTACGTATGGGATTCATCGAGGATGTGGAATGGATCCTTAGCGAAATACCCACAGAACATCAAACAGCGCTGTTTTCAGCGACAATTCCTCCGGCGATTCGTGATATCGCGGAAAAGCACCTAAAGAAGCCTGAACAAATCCAAATCAAGCAGAAGACCTCGACTGCCGAAACCGTCAATCAAAGGTATTGGCTGGTCAGAGGAATGCAAAAGGTAGATGCCCTGTGCCGTATGCTGGAGGCGGAAGACAATGACGGTGTGATCGTCTTTGTGCGGACGAAGTCGGCAACCGTGGAATTGGCTGAAATGCTGGAGAGCAGGGGCTATGCTTGTGCGGCTCTAAACGGCGACATCCCCCAGGCGAAGAGAGAGCGGACAATCAAGCGGATTAAGGCCAAAGATATCAATATTTTGGTCGCCACGGATGTGGCTGCACGGGGTTTGGATATTGAGCGAATCAGTCATGTGATCAATTACGATATTCCACACGATGCGGAAGCTTATGTGCATCGAATCGGACGCACGGGCCGCGCAGGCCGCACAGGTGAGGCAATTTTATTTGTGACCCCTGCTCAAAGGCGCTCGCTGGGATTTATTGAAAGAGCCACAAAGCAGAAGATTACACAGATGGAGTTGCCTGCAGCTGACGCAATTAACAGCAAAAGAGTCGCACAGTTTAGTGCACGGATTACGAAAGCACTTGAGTCTGCAGATATCGAAAGCTTCTATGAAATTATCCGCAAATATCAAAAAGAGCATAAGGTGGACGCTGGGAGAATTGCTGCTGCGCTGGCAAAGATGATTCAGGGGGATCAGCCTTTGCTTTTGCCCAAAGAGCGTATTCCTCAAGTTCAGTTTGATCGAAGGGATGCGGTGCGCAAGAAGGAAAAAACAGCAAGGCCCGTGTTGGAACGGCCTAAGGCAAAGCTGCGGCATGAATCGGTGCCTCCGGATGTGGGAATGGAGCGGTTCCGGGTGGAGGTGGGGCTGGAGCATGGAGTGAAACCAAGCCGGATTGCGGCGGCTATTGCAAAGGCCGCAGGGATCGGACGCGAGTACATAGAGGGTGTCGACAGTTATGACCGGTACAGCACTGTGGATCTTCCCAAAGGCATGCCCGTCGCGGTCTTCCATGATTTGCAGAGAGTCATTGTTTCTGGGTTTCCTCTGAAAATTTCCAGAATGGAACCAGTCCAAACCAGACCTCAACGCCCGGACAGAAATCCTCCGGCAAAACGGAAGAAAAAGAAGTCTTACGCCTAG
- a CDS encoding class I SAM-dependent methyltransferase — protein sequence MSLPKHFVTPEKAEHHAQILSNRIRNRYRHLSRRFRKQGIECFRLYDWDIPEVRAVVDWYAGHVVIAEYERLQTGPWWLPRMALAVAETLKLSMDQVYVKRRRTGPGKEDRPRYSRLDSRGERFPATERDLKFWINLNDFLDTGLYSDHRNTRVLIREIAQGKDFLNLFAYTGAFTCAAAAGGAKTTVTVDRSETYLQWAQDNLKLNELWGTDHELIQSDVPRFLSQAQKEGRRFDLAFVDPPSFYKEQSRDLCFDINEDHPGLLKSVLRLMKPGSTVFFSTNHQRFEPRFEGLPVQELKELTPRTIPEDYRNRKIHRCWRMISPARP from the coding sequence TTGTCTCTCCCCAAACATTTTGTGACCCCGGAAAAGGCTGAACACCACGCGCAGATCCTCTCCAACCGGATCCGGAACCGGTATCGTCACTTGTCGCGCCGGTTTCGCAAGCAGGGAATCGAGTGCTTCCGGCTCTATGACTGGGATATTCCCGAAGTGCGGGCTGTGGTGGACTGGTATGCCGGCCATGTCGTGATCGCGGAGTACGAACGCCTGCAAACCGGACCGTGGTGGTTGCCCCGGATGGCCCTGGCCGTGGCCGAGACGCTCAAATTGTCCATGGACCAGGTCTATGTGAAGCGCCGTCGAACCGGGCCGGGTAAAGAGGATAGGCCCCGGTACAGCCGCCTCGACTCCAGAGGAGAGCGCTTCCCCGCAACGGAACGCGACTTGAAGTTCTGGATCAATCTAAATGATTTCCTGGACACCGGATTGTATTCCGATCACCGGAATACGCGTGTTTTGATCCGCGAAATTGCGCAAGGAAAGGATTTTTTGAACCTCTTTGCCTATACCGGAGCTTTTACTTGTGCGGCAGCCGCGGGCGGAGCCAAGACAACGGTCACAGTGGACCGCTCCGAGACCTATCTGCAATGGGCCCAAGACAATCTCAAACTCAATGAGCTTTGGGGGACGGACCACGAGCTCATTCAGTCCGATGTGCCCCGCTTCCTCTCACAGGCGCAGAAGGAGGGGAGGCGCTTTGACTTGGCCTTTGTGGACCCTCCTTCATTCTATAAGGAGCAGAGCCGGGATCTGTGCTTTGACATCAACGAGGACCACCCTGGCTTGCTCAAGTCTGTGCTCCGGTTGATGAAGCCCGGATCTACGGTATTTTTTTCCACCAACCACCAGCGTTTTGAGCCGCGTTTTGAGGGCCTGCCTGTTCAAGAATTGAAAGAGCTGACCCCCCGCACCATCCCTGAGGATTATCGCAACCGCAAGATCCACCGGTGCTGGCGGATGATTTCTCCGGCAAGGCCTTGA
- a CDS encoding CerR family C-terminal domain-containing protein yields the protein MTDLAHTDKTRERLIGAAGQVFAEQGFRRATIREICRRARANVASVNYYFGDKEKLYSEVLRYGMDATAAAYPTISGLPRGATAEQRLFSFVHSMLLRMLGCSEKPDWHGQLMAREMADPSTAFRGFIGEFARPLTEELEGILREILGKRAKEETVRRCRWSVFGQCMVYQHCRGVVEELDPRQSYDIAEIERIARHITEFSLKAMKPDTEIG from the coding sequence ATGACTGATCTCGCTCATACAGACAAGACCCGGGAGAGACTCATTGGAGCAGCGGGCCAAGTCTTTGCCGAACAAGGGTTTAGGCGTGCGACAATCCGGGAGATCTGCCGCCGGGCCCGGGCCAATGTGGCATCCGTGAACTACTATTTTGGGGACAAAGAAAAACTCTATTCCGAGGTTTTGCGCTACGGAATGGACGCAACGGCCGCTGCCTACCCCACCATTTCCGGCTTGCCGCGGGGGGCGACCGCCGAACAGCGGCTTTTTTCCTTTGTGCATTCCATGCTTTTGCGTATGCTGGGCTGTTCTGAAAAGCCGGACTGGCACGGCCAGCTCATGGCCCGTGAAATGGCTGATCCGAGCACCGCGTTCCGGGGATTTATCGGGGAGTTTGCCAGGCCTCTGACAGAAGAGCTGGAGGGTATTCTTCGTGAAATCCTGGGCAAGAGGGCCAAAGAGGAGACAGTCCGCCGTTGCCGTTGGAGTGTCTTTGGTCAATGCATGGTGTATCAGCACTGCCGCGGGGTGGTTGAGGAACTGGACCCCAGACAGTCCTATGACATAGCGGAAATTGAGCGCATTGCCCGGCACATTACGGAGTTTTCCTTGAAGGCCATGAAGCCGGACACGGAGATTGGATAG
- a CDS encoding efflux RND transporter periplasmic adaptor subunit: MRNFGIVTLGALFILAAAGCGKPAEGQSGPGGMWAVGVVSSPAGLEIVEDKLSLVGSLEANETIEVQSELEGTVEAIDFSEGQSVQKGAILIRINEKKLQASLDQAQANLKLAQATEKRYKALVSSNAVSHQEYDQTIATLAAAEATVELAKELLEDATIAAPFSGVLGSRMVSEGQFVSKGTKLTSLSSQDPIKAEFEVPERYLSQVKIGQPVKISVAAYPNEVFEGEVYFIAPQVSQTTRTALVKARIPNPHSKLMRGMFANLDLVLEVRKDAVVVPETAVVLRGDDSFVYVVDEKSAAQIRPVRLGLRLEGRVEVLEGVQAGEVVVAEGWQKIGPGSPVKLAEEQR; encoded by the coding sequence ATGAGGAATTTTGGAATTGTGACATTGGGTGCGCTGTTTATTCTGGCTGCGGCCGGATGCGGAAAGCCTGCAGAGGGCCAGAGCGGGCCTGGGGGCATGTGGGCCGTGGGTGTGGTGAGTTCTCCGGCAGGACTCGAAATTGTGGAAGACAAGCTTTCGCTGGTGGGATCTTTGGAGGCGAATGAGACCATTGAGGTGCAGAGCGAGTTGGAGGGCACTGTGGAGGCCATCGATTTCAGCGAAGGCCAGTCCGTTCAAAAAGGCGCAATCCTGATACGGATCAACGAAAAGAAGCTGCAGGCTTCCTTGGACCAAGCCCAGGCCAATCTGAAGCTGGCCCAAGCCACGGAGAAGCGTTACAAGGCACTGGTTTCCAGCAATGCAGTTTCGCACCAGGAATACGACCAGACCATCGCAACTCTGGCCGCAGCCGAGGCAACCGTGGAACTTGCCAAGGAACTGCTCGAGGATGCGACCATTGCCGCTCCTTTTTCCGGAGTCCTGGGGTCCCGAATGGTGAGCGAAGGCCAGTTTGTTTCCAAGGGGACGAAGCTCACATCGCTGAGCAGCCAGGATCCTATCAAGGCTGAATTCGAAGTGCCGGAGCGCTATTTGAGCCAGGTGAAGATCGGGCAGCCTGTGAAGATTTCTGTGGCTGCGTATCCCAACGAGGTGTTTGAGGGCGAGGTGTATTTCATCGCACCCCAGGTTAGCCAGACCACGCGCACGGCTTTGGTGAAAGCGCGTATTCCGAATCCGCACAGCAAATTGATGCGCGGGATGTTTGCGAATTTGGACCTTGTGCTGGAAGTCCGGAAAGATGCAGTGGTGGTCCCTGAGACGGCTGTGGTTCTGCGGGGTGATGACAGCTTTGTGTATGTGGTTGACGAGAAGAGCGCGGCACAGATCCGGCCTGTGCGTTTGGGATTGAGATTGGAAGGCCGCGTGGAAGTTCTGGAAGGCGTTCAGGCAGGGGAAGTCGTGGTGGCCGAAGGATGGCAAAAAATCGGACCCGGATCCCCTGTGAAGTTGGCCGAAGAGCAGAGGTAA
- a CDS encoding efflux transporter outer membrane subunit, whose product MGLPEISIRRPILATMMSLTLVLFGAIGIRQLPVRELPDVDPPIVNVTSVYPGASAQIVETQVTEPLEEAITTIEGIKTLTSQSREQASLITIEFDLSRDVELAAQDVRDRISRVRGKLPDDLDEPVVAKQDADAQPSMWVALNSDRYSTLELTKLAEDLFKDPIQVVPGVSSVIIGGAKRFAIRIWLDSKKMAAHGVTVQDLEQALREQSVERPSGLLEGRQRELSIEMRGELKTPEEYNRLVLKQQGSVFVRLMDVGKAEVGVEDERSVARYNSHPAVGLGIVKQSKANLIEVTKGVKAELKRLAPLVPDGVNVAIAYDESVFVEKAIKEVWVTLGIAFILVILSIYVFLQNLRAVLIPAVTIPVSIISAFAALNLMGYSINIVTMLALILAIGLVVDDTIVVLENVYRHVEEGMTPMEAAFSGMKEITFAVIATTTALVAVFLPLAFQTSLTGRLFIEFAVAISFSVVISTFVALTLASTMAARVLRPVPKVREHKILDYFEDRFSALTRVYTRQLGWSMRHPYVIGFIAAAAVAASVFMFMRLEREFLPDEDKGWLFCMVLSPEGATSEYTDRMVKRMETIIGETPEVEGYFSAVAIAMGGPGQSKQGVAFIRLKEKHERHVRNLVGDPNGLQGRFFNEVQGAIAIPIVPKSIGRAFGQPFQLVLQNQDLKELNRYADELANKLRGMGFLINVRSTFEINKPELRLEIDRDRANALGVSVEDISRTLQILFGGSDLANLTVSGKEYDVIAQLQRESRLTPQDLDQLYVRSNLGDLVQLSNIVTSDTGAGPSGINHYNRLRSATIEATPVGVPLGRAMDQAKALLEKDLPPGFRYEWSGESGNLEDTGSDILIVFILAIIIIYMVLAAQFESLSHPLVVMLTLPLAGFGAFGSLWLLNWISQMGQGLYFAANFSPDPSALVKTLSGFVPVMSGMNINLYSQIGMVLLVGLVSKNAILLVDFANQRVARGMDAREAMMEAGRVRLRPIMMTAVSTIVGILPIAIGFGAGGESRRPLGVVAVGGMATSTFLTLFIIPVFYVAISRISRRVRPPKAAAGFMALLLVTSSLMSCATVGPRYETPAMELPQEWKTRLESGEWKEASPQDEADKGAWWEIFGDPELNRLEELALQENLTLEQALARVEQARALARVQKSELFPDLRFNPAAMRSRRTLSSFGSGFGGAGGGFTQNFYSTPLDLSYEIDLWGRVRNSFEARRAELDISVAEYRSLHLTLSADVAQNYFLIRELDAESAILKETVELRREALELVKNRVDAGVAGELDLSRASTELAAVETEAFDLHRRRAEIENALAVLCGKAASSFNLETGTLNTELPSIPPGLPSALLERRPDVAQAERRMAAANAEVGVAVGAFFPAIALTGSAGFESAKTSNLFETDSRVWSLGPSLSLPVFQGGRNRAGLDAAKARYEESVAAYRQQVLTAIAEVENALVALRLLSDQAQAQDKVLSSARRTAEISESRYQEGLVGYLEVVDAERSRLDAELSSARILRQRLISTVLLIKSLGGAPQSSE is encoded by the coding sequence ATGGGCCTTCCGGAAATCAGTATTAGACGTCCTATTTTGGCCACCATGATGAGCCTGACCTTGGTGCTCTTTGGCGCGATCGGGATACGGCAGTTACCGGTTCGGGAGTTGCCGGATGTCGACCCTCCGATCGTCAATGTGACGAGCGTGTATCCCGGCGCCAGTGCGCAGATCGTCGAAACCCAGGTGACCGAGCCCCTGGAAGAGGCGATCACCACGATCGAAGGTATCAAAACCCTCACCAGCCAAAGCCGTGAGCAAGCCAGCCTCATTACCATCGAATTTGATCTCTCCCGCGATGTGGAGTTAGCTGCCCAGGATGTGCGCGACCGTATTTCCAGGGTGCGCGGGAAATTGCCTGATGACCTGGATGAGCCTGTGGTTGCCAAACAGGACGCGGATGCCCAACCTTCCATGTGGGTGGCGCTCAACAGCGATCGCTACAGCACCCTGGAGCTTACCAAACTGGCAGAGGATCTCTTTAAGGACCCTATACAAGTGGTTCCCGGAGTGAGTTCCGTGATTATCGGCGGTGCCAAGCGCTTTGCCATCCGGATCTGGCTGGATTCAAAAAAGATGGCGGCGCATGGCGTCACGGTCCAGGATTTGGAACAAGCCCTGCGGGAGCAAAGCGTGGAGCGCCCCAGTGGGTTGCTGGAAGGCCGTCAACGCGAGCTCTCCATTGAAATGCGCGGAGAGCTTAAGACGCCGGAGGAATACAACCGTTTAGTTCTCAAACAGCAGGGCTCCGTCTTTGTGCGCCTGATGGATGTGGGCAAAGCCGAGGTGGGTGTGGAAGACGAACGCTCTGTGGCCCGGTACAATTCCCATCCGGCGGTTGGCCTGGGAATCGTCAAACAATCCAAAGCCAATCTCATTGAAGTGACCAAGGGCGTCAAGGCCGAACTGAAGCGCCTGGCTCCTCTGGTGCCGGACGGAGTCAATGTGGCCATTGCCTACGACGAATCCGTTTTTGTGGAAAAGGCCATCAAGGAAGTCTGGGTTACCTTGGGAATTGCCTTTATTTTGGTGATTCTCTCAATCTATGTGTTTCTCCAGAACTTGCGCGCCGTGCTCATTCCCGCAGTCACGATTCCGGTTTCGATCATCTCCGCTTTTGCCGCCCTTAATCTGATGGGCTATTCCATCAATATTGTCACGATGCTGGCATTGATCCTGGCTATCGGCCTGGTGGTGGATGACACCATTGTGGTTCTGGAAAATGTGTACCGCCATGTGGAGGAGGGAATGACGCCCATGGAGGCGGCGTTCTCGGGCATGAAAGAGATCACCTTTGCCGTCATTGCCACAACCACGGCACTGGTTGCCGTGTTTTTGCCCTTGGCCTTTCAAACCAGTCTGACCGGAAGGCTCTTTATTGAGTTTGCTGTCGCGATTTCCTTTTCTGTGGTTATCTCCACCTTTGTGGCGCTCACTTTGGCCTCTACGATGGCGGCGCGCGTGTTGCGTCCGGTGCCCAAGGTGCGGGAGCACAAGATACTGGATTATTTTGAAGACCGGTTCAGCGCTTTGACTCGCGTGTACACGCGCCAGCTCGGTTGGTCCATGCGCCATCCCTATGTGATCGGTTTTATTGCAGCGGCTGCCGTTGCGGCATCGGTTTTCATGTTTATGCGTCTTGAACGGGAATTTCTCCCCGACGAAGACAAGGGTTGGCTTTTCTGCATGGTACTTTCTCCGGAGGGGGCGACCAGCGAATACACGGATCGCATGGTTAAACGCATGGAGACTATTATCGGAGAAACCCCTGAAGTGGAAGGGTATTTCTCCGCGGTTGCGATAGCCATGGGAGGACCCGGCCAGTCCAAGCAAGGAGTGGCCTTTATCCGGCTGAAAGAAAAACACGAGCGCCACGTGCGCAATTTGGTGGGAGACCCCAACGGGTTGCAAGGGCGTTTCTTTAACGAGGTCCAGGGGGCCATCGCGATCCCCATTGTGCCCAAGTCCATCGGCCGCGCTTTTGGCCAGCCTTTTCAACTGGTACTTCAAAACCAGGACTTGAAAGAGCTCAACCGCTATGCCGACGAGTTGGCGAACAAGTTGCGCGGCATGGGCTTTTTGATCAATGTGCGCTCCACATTTGAAATCAACAAGCCGGAACTTCGTTTGGAAATTGACCGGGATCGGGCCAATGCTTTAGGGGTTTCCGTGGAGGATATCTCGCGCACGCTGCAGATCCTTTTCGGAGGTTCGGATCTTGCCAATCTGACTGTCTCCGGCAAAGAGTATGATGTGATCGCCCAGCTTCAGCGAGAGTCCCGGCTCACACCCCAGGATTTGGACCAATTGTATGTCCGGAGTAATCTTGGGGATCTGGTGCAATTGAGTAATATTGTGACTTCCGATACAGGCGCAGGTCCGAGCGGGATCAACCACTACAACCGCCTGCGGTCTGCCACGATTGAGGCGACTCCTGTGGGGGTACCCTTGGGCCGGGCCATGGATCAGGCAAAAGCTCTGTTAGAGAAAGACTTGCCCCCGGGATTTCGATACGAATGGTCCGGTGAGTCCGGGAATTTGGAGGATACGGGCTCGGACATTCTCATAGTATTCATTCTGGCAATTATTATCATCTATATGGTTTTGGCTGCGCAGTTCGAAAGCTTGAGCCATCCGCTCGTGGTGATGCTGACTTTGCCGCTGGCCGGCTTCGGGGCCTTCGGTTCCTTGTGGCTTCTGAATTGGATTTCTCAAATGGGCCAAGGTTTGTACTTTGCCGCGAACTTTAGTCCCGATCCCTCCGCATTAGTCAAGACTCTGTCGGGCTTTGTGCCGGTGATGTCGGGGATGAATATCAATCTCTACAGCCAGATCGGGATGGTGCTGCTGGTCGGTCTTGTGAGCAAGAACGCAATTCTTCTGGTGGATTTCGCAAATCAGCGCGTGGCCCGGGGCATGGATGCGAGGGAGGCCATGATGGAAGCCGGTCGGGTGCGTTTGCGTCCCATCATGATGACTGCGGTCTCCACCATTGTCGGTATTTTGCCCATTGCTATCGGGTTCGGAGCCGGGGGTGAGAGCCGCCGGCCTTTGGGCGTGGTCGCGGTCGGGGGCATGGCAACAAGCACCTTTCTGACGCTCTTCATTATTCCTGTTTTCTATGTGGCGATTAGCCGCATCTCACGCCGGGTGCGGCCTCCGAAGGCGGCGGCCGGATTCATGGCACTCCTTTTGGTTACCTCCTCTTTGATGAGCTGTGCCACGGTAGGACCCCGGTACGAGACTCCGGCAATGGAGCTTCCCCAGGAATGGAAGACGCGTTTGGAGTCCGGGGAATGGAAAGAAGCCTCACCCCAGGATGAAGCCGACAAGGGGGCGTGGTGGGAGATCTTCGGGGACCCGGAGCTCAACCGCCTGGAAGAACTGGCTCTGCAGGAAAACCTGACTCTGGAACAAGCCTTGGCAAGAGTTGAACAGGCACGCGCCTTGGCGCGGGTCCAAAAATCGGAACTTTTTCCCGACTTGAGATTCAACCCTGCGGCCATGCGCTCGCGCCGGACTCTGAGTAGCTTTGGATCCGGTTTCGGCGGGGCTGGCGGAGGCTTTACGCAGAATTTTTATTCCACCCCTCTGGATTTGAGTTATGAAATCGACTTGTGGGGGCGAGTTCGCAACTCTTTTGAAGCCAGGCGCGCAGAGCTCGATATCAGTGTGGCTGAGTACCGCAGCCTGCACCTGACACTGAGCGCGGATGTGGCCCAGAACTACTTTTTGATCCGTGAATTGGATGCTGAGTCCGCTATTCTAAAAGAAACAGTTGAGCTTAGGCGGGAAGCCTTGGAGCTTGTGAAAAATCGCGTGGATGCGGGAGTGGCAGGAGAACTCGATCTTTCGCGCGCAAGTACCGAACTGGCTGCAGTGGAAACCGAGGCCTTTGATTTGCACAGACGCCGGGCTGAAATCGAGAACGCCTTGGCCGTGCTTTGCGGCAAGGCCGCTTCCAGCTTTAATCTGGAAACCGGAACACTGAACACGGAGTTGCCCTCGATTCCGCCGGGCTTGCCCTCTGCGCTTCTGGAACGCCGGCCGGACGTGGCCCAGGCTGAACGCCGGATGGCTGCGGCCAATGCCGAGGTGGGTGTGGCCGTAGGAGCTTTTTTCCCGGCCATTGCTCTGACGGGCTCTGCGGGATTTGAAAGCGCCAAGACCTCCAATCTATTTGAGACCGATAGCCGCGTCTGGTCTTTAGGTCCCAGTCTGTCTTTGCCGGTCTTCCAAGGGGGGCGCAACCGGGCGGGCTTGGATGCAGCCAAGGCGCGCTACGAAGAAAGCGTGGCTGCCTACCGGCAGCAGGTGCTTACCGCCATTGCCGAAGTTGAAAATGCGCTGGTTGCATTGAGGCTTTTAAGCGATCAAGCTCAGGCTCAGGATAAGGTGCTCAGCTCCGCGCGACGGACTGCTGAAATTTCCGAGTCGCGATATCAAGAGGGTCTTGTGGGCTATCTCGAAGTGGTGGATGCGGAACGCTCCCGCCTGGACGCTGAACTTTCCTCAGCCCGAATCCTCCGCCAGCGCCTGATCTCAACGGTTCTTCTTATCAAGTCTTTGGGCGGGGCTCCTCAATCCTCCGAATGA
- a CDS encoding thioredoxin family protein: protein MNPPGRTYCQDCGRRVAKYPSRQSPSSGTTAAQTATSGPTVQGAKVKTICFGGESINLTSHLVSGGITVFDFYADWCGPCKSLGPVLEKYVQSTPDVFLRKINIKEWGSPVAEKYGIRSVPSIWIYGRKGQVVAQGINGMGSVQQALQQALQ, encoded by the coding sequence ATGAATCCGCCCGGACGCACCTATTGCCAGGATTGCGGCCGCCGTGTGGCCAAGTATCCGTCCCGCCAATCCCCAAGCTCCGGGACTACAGCTGCCCAAACCGCAACTTCCGGGCCCACAGTGCAAGGGGCCAAGGTCAAAACCATTTGCTTCGGGGGAGAGTCGATTAATCTGACCAGCCATCTGGTGAGCGGGGGAATCACGGTCTTTGACTTTTATGCGGATTGGTGCGGGCCCTGCAAGTCCCTTGGTCCTGTTCTGGAGAAATACGTCCAAAGCACTCCGGATGTGTTCCTGAGAAAAATCAATATCAAAGAGTGGGGCTCGCCTGTGGCCGAAAAATACGGCATTCGCTCCGTTCCCTCCATTTGGATTTACGGGCGTAAAGGCCAGGTAGTGGCCCAGGGCATCAATGGGATGGGGAGTGTCCAGCAGGCCCTGCAGCAGGCTCTTCAGTGA
- a CDS encoding SGNH/GDSL hydrolase family protein, translating into MKQNPSKAVLSILLGILLGLVFAETGLRVLWGESLRFNFFREGICQRHSVLGWVGKPGQELNVQFDPVDMADARIRINQDGFQDQEHSAEPQPGVKRVAFLGDSFTMGYGVLEEERFTDRIQRSLGPDWEVLNFGMWGYSTDQSLLSLREKVLRYQPDYVILCFFSNDILGNLLSAQENGLYLKPRFAFSKGNELVLKNVPVPSNRTPSALWNLGLSRWHALGTRLRLGKKVFERGWMSCFDLDFLETGHYDMTLRLLQEMAQNTRALGIRLGIVVIPSLEQALEEPTKALLSLQLDIPASRLALSLPSRAVLSAGEATQTPVLDLLPFFQAQRNPQDLYLREDPHWNARGHGLAAGQISAFLLQISEL; encoded by the coding sequence GTGAAACAGAATCCATCTAAAGCCGTGCTCTCAATTCTGCTCGGGATTTTACTGGGCCTTGTGTTTGCCGAGACCGGACTGCGCGTTTTGTGGGGCGAAAGCCTTCGCTTTAATTTTTTCCGTGAGGGCATCTGCCAACGTCACTCCGTGCTCGGCTGGGTCGGGAAACCGGGGCAGGAGCTGAATGTCCAATTTGATCCCGTGGACATGGCCGACGCCCGGATCCGGATCAACCAGGACGGCTTCCAAGATCAAGAACACTCAGCAGAGCCTCAGCCTGGTGTGAAGCGCGTGGCGTTTTTGGGGGACTCCTTTACGATGGGTTACGGAGTACTCGAGGAGGAGCGCTTTACGGATCGAATACAGCGTTCTCTCGGGCCGGACTGGGAAGTCCTCAATTTCGGCATGTGGGGTTACAGCACGGACCAATCCCTCCTCAGCTTGCGCGAAAAGGTTCTGCGCTACCAACCGGACTATGTGATTCTCTGTTTCTTTTCCAATGATATTCTCGGCAATTTGTTGAGCGCCCAGGAAAATGGGCTGTATCTCAAACCCCGGTTCGCATTTTCCAAAGGGAATGAACTGGTGCTGAAGAATGTGCCGGTTCCCTCCAATCGTACGCCCAGCGCGCTGTGGAATTTGGGCCTGAGCCGTTGGCATGCGCTCGGCACGCGCCTGCGTTTGGGGAAAAAGGTCTTTGAACGGGGCTGGATGTCCTGCTTTGACCTGGATTTTCTGGAAACCGGGCATTATGACATGACGCTCCGGCTTTTGCAGGAGATGGCACAAAACACCCGGGCGTTGGGAATCAGACTGGGGATTGTGGTGATTCCGAGCCTGGAGCAGGCCTTGGAGGAGCCTACAAAAGCGCTGCTGAGCCTGCAGCTGGACATTCCTGCTTCGCGCTTGGCCCTGAGTCTGCCGAGCCGTGCAGTGCTAAGCGCAGGGGAGGCGACGCAGACACCGGTCTTGGACCTCTTGCCGTTCTTTCAGGCTCAAAGGAATCCCCAGGACCTGTATCTGCGGGAAGACCCGCATTGGAATGCGCGAGGCCACGGTTTGGCAGCCGGACAGATCAGTGCCTTCTTGTTACAAATATCTGAACTTTGA